A window from Chrysemys picta bellii isolate R12L10 chromosome 2, ASM1138683v2, whole genome shotgun sequence encodes these proteins:
- the ARF1 gene encoding ADP-ribosylation factor 1: MGNIFANLFKGLFGKKEMRILMVGLDAAGKTTILYKLKLGEIVTTIPTIGFNVETVEYKNISFTVWDVGGQDKIRPLWRHYFQNTQGLIFVVDSNDRERVNEAREELMRMLAEDELRDAVLLVFANKQDLPNAMNAAEITDKLGLHSLRHRNWYIQATCATSGDGLYEGLDWLSNQLRNQK; this comes from the exons ATGGGAAATATTTTTGCTAACCTCTTCAAAGGCCTTTTTGGCAAAAAAGAAATGCGTATTCTTATGGTTGGTCTGGATGCTGCAGGAAAGACCACTATTTTGTACAAACTTAAACTTGGTGAAATAGTAACTACTATCCCTACTATAG GTTTCAATGTAGAAACAGTAGAGTACAAGAACATTAGCTTCACAGTGTGGGATGTAGGTGGTCAGGATAAGATCAGACCTCTCTGGCGCCATTATTTCCAGAATACACAAG gtTTGATTTTTGTGGTTGACAGTAATGACAGAGAACGAGTGAATGAGGCCAGAGAAGAGCTTATGAGAATGTTGGCAGAAGATGAGCTGAGAGATGCTGTCTTATTAGTGTTTGCTAACAAACAG GACCTCCCTAATGCAATGAATGCAGCAGAAATTACAGACAAACTCGGACTCCATTCTCTTCGTCACAGGAACTGGTATATCCAGGCAACCTGTGCCACTAGTGGAGATGGTCTCTATGAAGGACTGGACTGGTTGTCCAATCAGCTCCGAAACCAGAAATGA